Proteins from one Niallia circulans genomic window:
- a CDS encoding ABC transporter ATP-binding protein: MDSIKRYLHFVKPYRMQIIGTIIIGIVKFAIPLLIPLLLKYVVDDIINATDLDKQERINSLLKMMGIMLVIFVIVRPPVEYYRQYFAQWTSNKILYDIRDQLFAHLQKLSLKYYSNTRAGEVISRVINDVEQTKNFILTGLMNLWLDGVTILITIGIMLTMNVKLTIISIILLPFYALSIKHFFGNLRTLTRERSQALAGVQSFLHERVQGISVIKSFATEDYEQKHFKKYNHAFLEKATDHTRWNAKAFAVVNTITDISPIIVIAYSGYQVITGQLTLGAMVAFFAYIERLYNPLRRMVNSSTTLTQSIASMDRVFELIDEKYDIQDKPNAIPCKEVQGEIEFKEVDFAYDQNDSLVLNNISLKIKQGETVAFVGMSGGGKSSLISLIPRFYDVTAGTIMLDGRDIRDFQVRTLRDKIGMVLQENILFSESIKENIMIGKPDATIEEVMEAAKAANAHEFIMQLPDGYDTKVGERGVKLSGGQKQRVAIARVFLKNPPILILDEATSALDLESEQSIQEAIEKLAKERTTLIVAHRLSTITHADRIVLINNGEIAEDGSHEQLMKLKGHYFNLFQIQQLGV; this comes from the coding sequence GTGGACAGTATAAAAAGATATTTGCATTTTGTTAAACCATACCGAATGCAAATTATAGGGACAATCATCATTGGCATCGTTAAATTCGCTATTCCCTTGCTCATTCCGCTTTTACTGAAATATGTAGTTGATGACATCATCAATGCAACAGATTTGGATAAGCAAGAAAGAATCAACAGTCTTTTAAAGATGATGGGGATAATGCTGGTCATTTTTGTCATCGTCAGACCGCCTGTTGAATACTACCGTCAATATTTTGCACAGTGGACATCGAATAAGATTCTGTATGATATTCGCGATCAGCTGTTTGCTCACCTGCAAAAGCTGAGCTTAAAGTACTACTCCAATACAAGGGCTGGTGAAGTTATCTCACGGGTCATTAATGATGTGGAGCAAACAAAGAATTTTATCCTGACAGGGCTGATGAATTTATGGCTTGATGGTGTCACGATATTAATAACAATCGGTATCATGCTGACAATGAATGTAAAGCTGACAATTATCTCAATCATTCTTTTGCCGTTTTACGCATTGTCAATCAAACATTTCTTCGGAAACTTAAGAACACTGACAAGAGAACGATCGCAAGCATTAGCAGGAGTCCAGAGTTTCTTACACGAAAGAGTACAAGGAATTTCAGTTATTAAAAGCTTTGCGACAGAAGATTATGAACAAAAGCACTTTAAAAAGTATAATCATGCATTTTTAGAAAAGGCGACAGATCATACACGCTGGAATGCTAAAGCTTTTGCTGTAGTTAATACGATTACAGACATCTCACCAATCATTGTGATTGCATACTCTGGGTATCAAGTAATAACCGGTCAGCTGACATTAGGTGCAATGGTAGCATTCTTTGCTTATATTGAGAGGCTGTATAATCCGTTGCGAAGAATGGTGAATTCCTCAACGACACTGACACAGTCAATTGCTTCGATGGACCGTGTGTTTGAGCTGATTGATGAGAAATACGATATCCAGGATAAGCCGAATGCAATTCCTTGTAAGGAAGTACAAGGGGAGATTGAATTTAAGGAAGTTGATTTCGCCTATGATCAAAATGATTCCCTTGTGCTCAATAATATCTCTTTGAAAATCAAGCAAGGAGAAACAGTTGCTTTTGTTGGTATGAGCGGAGGCGGAAAGTCATCACTCATTAGCTTAATACCTCGTTTCTACGATGTTACTGCTGGTACGATTATGCTTGATGGAAGGGATATCCGCGATTTTCAAGTCCGAACATTGAGAGATAAAATCGGAATGGTTCTTCAAGAAAATATTCTATTCAGTGAATCAATCAAAGAGAACATTATGATTGGTAAGCCAGATGCAACAATAGAAGAAGTGATGGAGGCAGCAAAGGCTGCAAACGCCCATGAATTTATCATGCAGCTTCCGGATGGCTATGATACGAAGGTAGGGGAAAGAGGCGTGAAGCTGAGTGGCGGTCAAAAGCAGCGTGTTGCCATTGCTCGTGTATTCCTGAAGAACCCGCCGATCTTAATTTTGGATGAAGCAACATCAGCACTTGATTTAGAAAGCGAGCAGTCGATACAAGAGGCAATTGAAAAACTGGCAAAAGAGAGAACGACATTAATAGTTGCTCATAGGCTTTCGACGATTACACATGCAGATCGAATTGTGTTAATCAACAATGGCGAAATTGCCGAAGATGGCAGCCATGAACAGTTGATGAAACTAAAAGGTCATTATTTCAATCTGTTTCAAATTCAACAGCTAGGAGTATAG
- a CDS encoding DUF402 domain-containing protein — MGVPIEGEPIQIHSYKHNGHIHRIWDETTILKGTQNLIIGGNDRTIVTESDGRTWVTREPAICYFHSQYWFNVIGMIREDGIHYYCNLSSPFIYDGEAVKYIDYDLDIKIFPDMTFNLLDEDEYERHRAEMNYPEAIDRILKSHVNQLIQWIRQRKGPFAPDFIDLWYERYLTYRS, encoded by the coding sequence ATGGGCGTACCTATCGAGGGTGAACCAATACAAATCCATAGCTACAAGCATAATGGTCACATCCATCGAATCTGGGACGAAACAACGATACTTAAAGGGACGCAAAATTTAATAATAGGCGGTAATGATCGGACAATTGTTACAGAATCAGACGGCAGAACATGGGTCACCCGTGAACCGGCAATATGCTACTTTCATTCCCAATACTGGTTTAATGTAATAGGAATGATAAGGGAAGACGGAATCCATTATTATTGTAACCTTAGTTCGCCATTTATTTATGATGGAGAAGCAGTAAAATATATTGATTATGATTTGGATATTAAGATTTTCCCTGATATGACATTTAATCTTCTCGATGAGGATGAATATGAACGTCATCGTGCGGAAATGAATTATCCAGAAGCGATCGACCGTATTTTGAAATCGCATGTTAATCAATTAATCCAGTGGATACGCCAAAGAAAGGGTCCCTTTGCACCAGATTTTATTGATTTATGGTATGAAAGGTATTTAACGTACAGAAGTTAA
- a CDS encoding YgaB family protein yields MDVFNGLVGEQMKIMEKLLYLQSELERCEEIEDQLQQLHSETELKEVQHEIMNMKSELKEIQRIFEIQTEKVIKVYQENEMNLSSI; encoded by the coding sequence ATGGACGTGTTCAATGGATTAGTAGGAGAACAGATGAAAATTATGGAAAAACTGCTGTATTTGCAGAGTGAGCTTGAACGGTGTGAAGAAATTGAAGATCAGCTGCAGCAATTGCATAGTGAAACAGAATTGAAAGAAGTGCAGCATGAAATCATGAATATGAAAAGCGAATTAAAAGAAATACAGCGGATTTTTGAGATACAGACAGAAAAAGTAATTAAGGTATATCAGGAAAATGAAATGAATTTAAGCTCTATTTAA
- a CDS encoding gamma-type small acid-soluble spore protein — translation MAKKAGSTQSGTNIQEVKQQNAAATSGQYGTEFASETDVQEVKQRNAKAEQNKSKNS, via the coding sequence ATGGCTAAAAAAGCAGGTAGCACACAATCAGGAACTAACATTCAAGAAGTAAAACAACAAAACGCTGCAGCAACTTCTGGACAATACGGTACAGAATTCGCTAGCGAAACTGATGTACAAGAAGTAAAACAACGTAACGCTAAAGCAGAGCAAAACAAATCTAAAAACTCATAA
- a CDS encoding SDR family oxidoreductase, with the protein MNNRFDGKVVLITGAGSGLGQASALQIAKEGAKLSLVDLNAASLEETKAKVLEVAPDAEILLLTANVADEKAVENYVNETVAKFGKIDSFFNNAGIEGKQDLTEDFGLDEFQKVVSVNLNGVFYGLKHVLKVMREQGFGSVVNTASVGGIRGVGNQSGYAASKHGVVGLTRNSGIEYGQYGVSIKAIAPGAIMTPMVEGSLKQIDADNWEEVGKQFVEPNPMKRFGRPEEVGYLVAFLLSDQANFINATVIPIDGGQSYKY; encoded by the coding sequence ATGAATAATCGTTTTGATGGCAAAGTTGTTTTAATCACAGGAGCTGGATCTGGATTAGGTCAAGCTTCCGCTCTGCAAATTGCGAAAGAAGGCGCTAAGTTGTCGCTTGTCGATTTAAATGCTGCTTCATTAGAAGAAACAAAAGCAAAAGTGCTTGAAGTAGCACCAGATGCTGAAATACTGCTTCTTACTGCAAACGTGGCAGACGAAAAGGCAGTCGAAAATTATGTGAATGAAACAGTTGCTAAATTTGGCAAAATTGACAGCTTCTTTAATAATGCTGGAATTGAAGGAAAGCAGGACTTAACAGAGGATTTCGGTTTAGATGAATTCCAAAAAGTTGTTAGCGTTAACCTGAATGGTGTCTTTTATGGCTTAAAGCATGTATTAAAGGTTATGAGAGAACAAGGCTTTGGTTCAGTTGTTAACACAGCCTCAGTCGGTGGTATCCGCGGAGTTGGTAACCAATCTGGATATGCAGCAAGTAAGCACGGTGTGGTCGGCTTAACTCGCAACTCTGGTATCGAATACGGCCAATATGGTGTGAGCATTAAAGCAATTGCACCAGGTGCTATCATGACACCAATGGTTGAAGGGTCATTAAAACAAATCGATGCAGACAATTGGGAAGAGGTCGGCAAGCAATTTGTTGAGCCAAACCCGATGAAGCGTTTCGGAAGACCAGAAGAAGTCGGCTATCTAGTAGCATTCCTTCTTTCAGATCAAGCGAACTTCATCAATGCGACAGTCATTCCGATTGACGGTGGTCAGTCGTACAAATATTAA
- a CDS encoding SDR family NAD(P)-dependent oxidoreductase, giving the protein MGKLQDKVAVITGGASGIGAATARLFVSEGAKVVLVDLNEEKGKAFESELKALNADALFVKANITSEEDVANIFTQTIEKFGKVDIVFNNAGIGRVHPSHELDYAEWRQTVNVDLDGVFLVAREAIREMLKAGGGAIVNTASMYGWVGSPGSAAYNAAKGGVVNLTRSLALEYAEQNIRVNALCPGFIDTPIIPEESKLALAAATPVKRLGKAEEMAKAVLFLASDDSSYMTGNSLIVDGGYTAQ; this is encoded by the coding sequence ATGGGAAAATTACAAGATAAGGTTGCAGTCATAACAGGTGGAGCATCTGGAATTGGTGCAGCAACAGCACGTTTATTCGTCTCAGAAGGTGCGAAGGTTGTTCTTGTAGACTTAAATGAAGAAAAAGGCAAGGCATTCGAATCAGAATTGAAAGCGCTTAATGCGGATGCGCTATTTGTAAAAGCAAATATTACAAGTGAAGAAGATGTTGCTAATATCTTCACACAAACAATCGAAAAGTTTGGCAAAGTGGATATTGTCTTCAATAATGCAGGAATTGGCCGTGTTCATCCTTCACATGAATTGGACTATGCTGAATGGCGTCAAACAGTGAATGTGGATTTGGATGGTGTATTCCTAGTAGCTCGTGAAGCTATTCGTGAAATGTTAAAAGCAGGCGGAGGCGCTATTGTTAATACTGCTTCTATGTATGGATGGGTTGGTTCACCTGGCTCTGCTGCTTATAATGCTGCAAAAGGCGGAGTGGTCAACTTGACTCGTTCCCTTGCATTGGAGTATGCAGAACAGAATATTCGTGTTAATGCATTATGTCCTGGATTTATTGATACACCAATCATTCCAGAAGAAAGCAAATTAGCACTAGCAGCAGCAACACCTGTAAAACGTCTTGGTAAAGCAGAAGAAATGGCGAAAGCAGTTCTGTTCCTTGCTTCTGATGATTCTTCTTATATGACTGGTAACAGCCTGATTGTAGATGGCGGTTATACTGCACAATAA
- a CDS encoding TetR/AcrR family transcriptional regulator produces the protein MDQEHPATARQNRTRAHLKQALIELIKDKGYHAVTVKNIVDHAAYNRSTFYIHYPDKIELAEDLLTSMLKGLEEAVGIPYMHGHKFYTAKLNTHSFNIVSYIYKNRHFFELIKLEDTLPGLHTRFPQTILKIYKEQFVFDTINHIPVNMDYFKRYTAYGFYGLILNWIRDGFKETQEEFINEVIELTKTHIYSFEFIGNNSHKQ, from the coding sequence ATGGATCAGGAACACCCAGCAACTGCTCGGCAAAATAGAACGAGAGCACATTTAAAGCAAGCATTAATAGAATTAATTAAAGACAAAGGCTATCATGCTGTCACAGTTAAAAATATAGTGGATCATGCAGCCTATAACCGCAGCACCTTCTATATACACTATCCGGATAAAATAGAATTGGCAGAGGACCTGCTCACTTCTATGCTCAAAGGCCTTGAGGAAGCAGTTGGTATTCCATACATGCATGGCCATAAATTCTATACAGCTAAGCTTAATACACATTCTTTCAACATCGTTTCTTACATATATAAAAACCGGCATTTTTTTGAGCTAATAAAGCTTGAAGATACGTTGCCTGGTTTACATACTAGATTTCCGCAGACCATTTTAAAGATATATAAAGAACAATTTGTCTTCGATACAATTAATCATATTCCTGTTAACATGGATTATTTTAAGCGTTATACGGCATATGGATTTTACGGGCTTATTTTAAATTGGATAAGAGATGGCTTCAAGGAGACACAGGAGGAATTCATTAATGAAGTGATCGAGCTGACGAAAACGCATATTTATTCGTTTGAGTTTATTGGTAATAATTCACATAAGCAGTAA
- the fabL gene encoding enoyl-[acyl-carrier-protein] reductase FabL gives MENKVALVTGSSRGIGKATALRLAESGYDIVINYARSKKAAEETAEEIRAIGRKALVVRANVGDVDKIKAMFVEIKNEFGRLDVFINNAASGVLRPIMELEESHWDWTMNINSKALLFCAQEAAKLMADGGKIVSISSLGSIRYLENYTTVGVSKAAMEALTRYLAVELSPKNIVVNAVSGGAIDTEALKSFPNREELLSHSAERTPAGRIVEIEDMVNSVMFLVSDQASMIRGQTIIVDGGISLLV, from the coding sequence ATGGAAAATAAAGTAGCGCTAGTTACTGGCAGTTCAAGAGGAATTGGTAAAGCGACTGCATTACGACTTGCAGAATCAGGTTATGACATTGTTATAAATTATGCCAGAAGTAAGAAGGCAGCAGAAGAAACAGCAGAGGAAATTAGAGCAATTGGCCGAAAAGCTCTTGTTGTTAGAGCAAATGTAGGCGATGTGGACAAAATTAAAGCTATGTTTGTCGAGATTAAAAATGAATTTGGCAGACTGGATGTATTTATTAATAATGCAGCATCTGGTGTACTTAGACCAATTATGGAGCTTGAAGAATCACATTGGGACTGGACAATGAATATTAACAGCAAGGCACTGTTGTTTTGTGCCCAAGAGGCTGCGAAGCTAATGGCAGACGGCGGAAAAATCGTCAGCATCAGCTCATTAGGCTCTATCAGATATTTGGAAAACTACACGACTGTCGGTGTAAGCAAGGCAGCAATGGAAGCTTTGACACGTTATTTGGCTGTAGAGCTGTCACCAAAAAATATTGTCGTTAATGCTGTATCAGGTGGAGCAATTGATACAGAAGCACTTAAATCATTCCCGAACAGAGAAGAGTTGTTAAGTCACTCTGCCGAAAGAACGCCTGCAGGAAGAATTGTCGAAATCGAGGATATGGTTAACTCAGTCATGTTCTTAGTCAGCGACCAGGCAAGCATGATAAGAGGGCAGACAATCATTGTCGATGGAGGCATCTCTTTACTAGTGTGA
- the mutY gene encoding A/G-specific adenine glycosylase: MKEEAQNQLDIQQFRDDLLNWFIAEQRDLPWRKDKDPYKVWVSEIMLQQTKVDTVIPYFNRFVDLFPTIDALSDAEEEKVLKAWEGLGYYSRARNLHTAVKEVREKYAGVVPNTPAEIATLRGVGPYTAGAILSIAYGVPEPAVDGNVMRVLSRILSIWEDIAKPKTRKTFEDAVRMLISHENPSYFNQALMELGALICTPTSPSCLLCPVREHCQAFMDGTQGELPVKTKNKKQKTVQIAAIILSDEDGRTLIHKRSHKGLLANLWEFPNIEIVQTITSEAEQLKEELQSQYGATIEVEESITRIEHVFSHLIWQITVYKGKLVKLEEETDTLRKVNAREVEPYPFPVSHQKMLKFMPESE; this comes from the coding sequence GTGAAAGAAGAAGCACAAAACCAATTGGATATACAGCAATTTAGAGATGACTTACTTAATTGGTTCATAGCAGAACAGCGTGACCTGCCTTGGCGTAAGGACAAGGATCCATATAAAGTTTGGGTATCAGAAATTATGCTACAGCAAACAAAAGTAGATACAGTAATTCCATACTTCAACCGCTTTGTTGATTTATTTCCGACCATTGATGCATTGTCAGATGCTGAGGAGGAAAAGGTGTTGAAGGCGTGGGAGGGGCTTGGATATTATTCGCGTGCACGGAATTTACATACGGCTGTTAAGGAAGTAAGGGAGAAATATGCTGGTGTGGTTCCGAATACTCCTGCAGAGATTGCGACATTACGTGGAGTTGGCCCGTACACTGCTGGAGCCATCCTTAGTATTGCGTATGGCGTTCCAGAGCCAGCGGTAGATGGAAATGTAATGAGAGTGCTATCGAGAATTTTGTCAATATGGGAAGACATCGCCAAACCCAAAACACGAAAAACATTCGAGGATGCCGTCAGGATGCTAATATCCCATGAAAATCCTTCTTATTTCAACCAAGCATTAATGGAGCTTGGAGCGCTGATTTGTACACCAACATCACCATCTTGCCTTTTATGCCCAGTAAGAGAGCATTGTCAGGCATTCATGGACGGCACACAGGGAGAATTGCCTGTGAAGACAAAAAACAAAAAGCAAAAGACAGTGCAAATAGCAGCAATCATCTTATCAGATGAAGACGGAAGAACACTTATTCATAAAAGGTCTCATAAAGGCCTGCTTGCCAACCTGTGGGAATTTCCAAACATAGAAATCGTCCAGACCATTACAAGTGAAGCAGAACAGCTGAAAGAGGAACTGCAGAGCCAGTACGGAGCGACGATTGAAGTAGAGGAAAGCATAACAAGGATTGAGCATGTATTCTCCCATCTTATCTGGCAGATAACTGTTTATAAGGGGAAGCTCGTTAAGCTTGAAGAAGAAACCGATACATTAAGAAAAGTGAATGCCCGTGAAGTTGAACCATACCCATTCCCAGTTTCCCATCAAAAGATGCTTAAATTTATGCCCGAATCAGAATAA
- a CDS encoding metal-dependent hydrolase has protein sequence MDTGTHVVMGLALGGLATLDPAVAGSHATTISVMIATLAGSQAPDVDTVLKLRNNAVYIRNHRGITHSIPAVVIWPLLIVAVLYPFFPDANLLHLWMWTFIAVFLHVFVDIFNAYGTQALRPFSSKWVALGFINTFDPIIFSLHVVGLFVWAFGAPPGYTFLVLYIVLVFYYVLRYIAQRRVKHKVREIIPDANTIILSPTMRFSHWRVAVMTDEYFYVGRAHNYKIEIYDQFKRIDIPATPVLEAAKIDSNLSAFLSFSPVYRWEVTELEDQYQVRFIDLRYRSNGHYPFVAVVHLDKDLNIMSSYTGWIFSEEKLQKKLDILTN, from the coding sequence TTGGATACTGGGACACATGTAGTGATGGGATTAGCGCTAGGAGGCTTGGCTACTCTTGATCCAGCAGTTGCAGGAAGCCATGCAACAACTATAAGTGTAATGATTGCAACATTAGCCGGTTCTCAAGCTCCTGATGTCGATACCGTCTTAAAACTAAGAAATAACGCTGTATATATCCGAAATCACAGAGGCATCACACACTCCATTCCAGCTGTAGTCATATGGCCGTTATTGATTGTTGCTGTTTTATATCCGTTTTTCCCTGATGCAAACTTACTGCATTTATGGATGTGGACATTCATTGCCGTATTTCTCCATGTTTTTGTCGACATATTTAATGCATACGGAACACAGGCATTAAGGCCATTTTCATCTAAATGGGTAGCACTAGGCTTCATCAATACATTCGACCCGATTATTTTCAGTTTGCACGTTGTCGGTCTGTTCGTTTGGGCATTCGGAGCACCACCAGGCTATACTTTCCTTGTACTGTATATTGTATTGGTTTTTTATTATGTACTCCGCTATATTGCTCAAAGAAGGGTGAAGCATAAGGTTAGAGAAATTATTCCAGATGCAAATACGATTATTTTATCCCCGACAATGAGGTTCAGCCATTGGCGCGTTGCAGTTATGACAGATGAATACTTCTATGTTGGGAGAGCACATAACTACAAAATTGAAATCTATGATCAGTTTAAGCGAATTGATATCCCGGCAACACCAGTTTTGGAAGCAGCCAAAATAGACAGTAACCTGTCTGCTTTTCTTTCCTTCTCTCCAGTATATCGCTGGGAAGTAACAGAGCTTGAGGATCAGTACCAGGTTCGGTTTATTGATTTACGCTACCGCAGCAATGGTCATTATCCATTTGTCGCTGTCGTCCATCTCGATAAAGACTTAAATATTATGTCTTCCTATACTGGCTGGATATTCAGTGAAGAAAAACTTCAGAAAAAATTAGATATCTTGACGAACTAA
- a CDS encoding YfhJ family protein, with protein sequence MYDYQKRLVDRLLEINESINVVQAQTWIELLWEDFESTYAKAGRDYKGAEMTEKVVSQWIENYGPKLHEFVAENPKYKDFLTENKRSFH encoded by the coding sequence ATGTATGATTATCAAAAAAGGCTTGTGGACAGACTGCTGGAGATTAACGAAAGTATCAACGTTGTTCAGGCCCAGACTTGGATAGAGCTGTTATGGGAAGATTTCGAATCAACATATGCGAAAGCAGGGAGAGATTATAAAGGAGCTGAAATGACAGAGAAGGTTGTCAGCCAGTGGATTGAAAATTATGGACCAAAGCTTCACGAATTTGTAGCGGAAAACCCAAAGTATAAAGATTTTCTTACAGAAAATAAACGAAGCTTCCATTAA
- a CDS encoding small, acid-soluble spore protein K — protein MVKGVDNINDNKFEGEPRAKPEYASKRADGTINTHPQERMNASSHRHKQ, from the coding sequence ATGGTTAAAGGCGTAGATAATATAAATGATAACAAATTTGAAGGTGAGCCAAGAGCAAAACCGGAGTATGCATCTAAAAGAGCAGATGGCACAATTAATACACATCCTCAGGAAAGAATGAATGCTTCATCACATAGACATAAACAGTAA
- a CDS encoding YfhH family protein, translating into MQTKRYSMMSEHELRIEIAQLNDKAKKAEQLGMVNEFAVLERKIHMAKAYLLDPNQFIKGEVYEIEGDPGVKFHLHYMNGIFAWGIRDNGQNTEEGIPISLLKKQEA; encoded by the coding sequence ATGCAAACGAAAAGATACAGCATGATGTCCGAACACGAATTACGTATAGAAATTGCCCAATTAAATGATAAGGCCAAAAAAGCAGAGCAGCTCGGTATGGTTAATGAGTTCGCTGTATTAGAACGGAAAATTCATATGGCAAAAGCATATTTACTCGATCCAAATCAATTTATTAAAGGTGAAGTGTATGAAATAGAGGGAGATCCGGGTGTGAAATTCCATCTTCATTATATGAACGGCATTTTTGCTTGGGGGATACGAGACAATGGGCAAAACACAGAAGAAGGAATTCCGATCTCTTTATTGAAGAAACAAGAGGCATAA
- the recX gene encoding recombination regulator RecX: protein MIISKITRQKNLSDRYNIFSEIAGKDEYAFSVDESVLVKYQLRKGMELDKLLLNEIQYSDEIRKGYHTAVNYLARVKRTEKEVRAHLSTKIEEDMVIGEVIRRLYDMKFLDDEDYAFSYVRTQRNTSDKGPTVIRRELREKGLGDDLISSALEELPFDVQLANAEKIAAKALSSNKNNSFKMAKQKVEQTLTRKGYSSAVIKEVKLSLEGNDEEDELSALRVHGQKAERKFAAYSGYEFRQKMKQFLYRKGFSIELIERYLDELSMED from the coding sequence TTGATTATCAGTAAAATAACGAGACAAAAGAATTTAAGTGACCGCTACAATATCTTTTCCGAAATAGCTGGTAAAGATGAATATGCTTTCAGTGTGGATGAATCGGTGCTTGTTAAATACCAGCTGCGAAAAGGCATGGAGCTTGATAAGCTTCTGTTGAATGAAATACAGTACAGTGATGAAATTCGTAAAGGCTATCATACAGCTGTTAATTATTTGGCAAGGGTGAAAAGAACGGAAAAAGAGGTACGAGCACATCTCAGTACAAAAATAGAAGAAGACATGGTTATTGGCGAGGTTATTCGGAGACTGTACGATATGAAGTTTCTTGATGATGAGGATTATGCTTTTTCCTATGTAAGAACACAACGCAATACATCAGATAAAGGTCCTACAGTGATAAGAAGAGAGCTAAGGGAAAAAGGCTTAGGAGATGACTTGATAAGCAGTGCTTTAGAGGAGCTACCTTTTGATGTACAGCTTGCCAATGCGGAAAAAATAGCTGCAAAGGCGTTAAGCAGCAACAAAAATAACTCCTTTAAAATGGCTAAACAAAAGGTGGAGCAGACATTGACAAGGAAGGGATACTCTTCTGCAGTTATCAAGGAAGTAAAGCTGTCATTGGAAGGAAATGATGAAGAGGATGAACTCAGCGCATTACGTGTTCATGGACAAAAGGCAGAACGAAAGTTTGCTGCTTATTCTGGCTACGAATTCAGGCAAAAGATGAAGCAGTTTTTATACAGAAAAGGCTTTTCCATTGAACTGATTGAAAGGTATCTTGATGAGCTTTCTATGGAGGACTGA
- a CDS encoding TIGR01777 family oxidoreductase has translation MNFLIAGGTGLIGNALIQSLTQKGHTIYCLTRSTNRENSGQIFYINWEHANNNSASAIPDPIDAVINLAGESLNSGRWTASRKQRIVESRISATDRLLSIIKQLPDKPKVWLNASAIGVYGTSLTNNFTEASHLGNDFLADTVKQWEAHAQQAEHLGIRTVYCRFGLVLSKDGGAFPTLLLPYKLFIGGNLGSGNQWASWIHIEDVVGGMQFIIGDDTISGPVNFTAPAPVKMQVLGKTISRHLHRPHWLLVPSPLLKLVLGEMSILVAEGQHVLPTVLTSQGYPFAFETIESAISSFD, from the coding sequence ATGAACTTCCTGATTGCAGGCGGAACTGGTTTAATCGGTAATGCCCTTATACAGAGTTTAACGCAAAAAGGGCATACCATCTATTGTTTAACAAGAAGCACAAATCGGGAGAACAGCGGACAAATTTTCTATATTAACTGGGAGCATGCAAATAATAATTCAGCTTCTGCCATTCCTGATCCTATCGATGCTGTCATTAATCTTGCTGGTGAATCCTTAAACAGCGGCCGCTGGACAGCTTCTCGTAAACAAAGAATAGTGGAAAGCAGAATCTCTGCAACAGACAGGCTCCTTTCTATTATAAAGCAGCTTCCAGACAAACCTAAAGTTTGGTTAAATGCAAGTGCAATTGGAGTATATGGAACGTCCTTAACAAATAACTTCACTGAGGCCTCGCATCTTGGTAATGACTTTCTTGCGGACACTGTAAAACAGTGGGAAGCACATGCGCAGCAGGCAGAGCATCTAGGGATAAGAACCGTTTATTGCCGATTTGGCTTAGTCCTGTCTAAAGATGGCGGAGCATTTCCAACCTTGCTTCTTCCATATAAATTATTTATCGGCGGTAATTTAGGCAGCGGAAACCAATGGGCTTCTTGGATTCATATAGAGGATGTTGTTGGCGGTATGCAGTTTATTATTGGAGACGATACAATTTCTGGTCCAGTCAATTTCACTGCGCCTGCTCCTGTGAAGATGCAGGTTTTAGGTAAAACAATAAGCAGGCATTTGCATCGTCCACATTGGCTGTTAGTCCCTTCCCCGCTTCTCAAACTAGTATTAGGAGAGATGAGCATCCTTGTGGCAGAGGGCCAGCATGTACTTCCCACGGTTTTAACAAGCCAAGGCTATCCCTTTGCTTTTGAAACAATCGAATCTGCGATTTCAAGCTTTGACTAA
- a CDS encoding YfhE family protein, with protein MDKKKAFKGKPKLSSMQEVTYQHEFKMADRAASRKSGQEKQ; from the coding sequence ATGGACAAGAAAAAAGCATTCAAAGGTAAACCTAAACTTTCTAGTATGCAAGAGGTTACATATCAGCATGAGTTCAAAATGGCAGATAGAGCTGCAAGCAGAAAATCCGGCCAAGAGAAACAGTAA